One Cyanobacterium sp. T60_A2020_053 genomic window carries:
- a CDS encoding peptide chain release factor 3: MSLTIEQELLQAVSKRRNFAIISHPDAGKTTLTEKLLLYGGAIHEAGAVKAKREQRKVTSDWMEMEKQRGISITSTVLQFAYKDYQINLLDTPGHQDFSEDTYRTLAAADNAVMLIDAAKGLEPQTRKLFEVCQLRSLPIFTFINKMDRSGREPLELLDEIEQELGLKTFAVNYPVGMGDYFKGVFSRRQNAYHLFDRVVHGSQEAPEMIIPYGDDSIKKYLDEQLYQQTLEELELIKEVASEFDLEAIRAGKMTPVFFGSAMTNFGVRLFLDAFLEYALPPTPRNSSLGALEPTYPDFSGFVFKLQANMDARHRDRVAFVRVCTGKFEKDMSVNHARTGKSIRLSRPQKLFAQGRESIEEAYPGDVIGLNNPGMFAIGDTIYLGKKIEYDGIPSFSPELFAFLKNPNPSKFKQFQKGVQELQEEGAVQIMYSVDEFIRDPILAAVGQLQFEVVQHRLENEYNVESRLEPMAYGVARWVVDGWEALEKVGRLFNTMTVKDVLGRPVLLFKNEWNITQVQGDHPDLKLSKIALH, from the coding sequence ATGTCCTTAACTATAGAACAAGAATTATTACAAGCCGTGAGTAAACGGCGCAATTTTGCCATTATTTCTCACCCTGACGCAGGAAAAACTACCCTCACGGAAAAGTTACTACTCTACGGGGGTGCTATTCACGAAGCTGGGGCTGTGAAAGCCAAACGAGAACAACGTAAGGTTACATCCGACTGGATGGAAATGGAAAAGCAAAGAGGTATTTCTATTACCTCTACTGTACTACAATTTGCTTACAAAGATTATCAAATCAACTTATTAGATACTCCGGGCCACCAAGATTTCAGTGAAGACACCTATCGCACCCTAGCGGCGGCGGATAATGCTGTAATGTTAATTGATGCAGCCAAAGGTTTAGAGCCTCAAACCCGTAAATTATTTGAGGTGTGCCAGTTGCGTTCTTTACCTATCTTTACATTTATTAATAAAATGGATCGCTCGGGTCGTGAACCGTTAGAGTTATTAGATGAAATTGAACAGGAATTAGGCTTAAAAACTTTTGCGGTTAATTATCCTGTGGGCATGGGCGATTATTTTAAAGGGGTTTTTAGTCGTCGTCAAAATGCTTACCATTTATTTGATCGAGTGGTGCATGGTAGCCAAGAAGCGCCCGAAATGATTATCCCCTATGGTGATGATAGTATCAAAAAATATTTGGATGAGCAGTTATATCAACAAACTTTAGAAGAATTAGAGTTAATTAAAGAGGTTGCCTCAGAATTTGACCTTGAGGCGATTCGGGCAGGGAAAATGACCCCAGTATTTTTCGGTAGTGCCATGACTAATTTTGGAGTGCGCTTATTTCTCGATGCGTTTTTAGAGTATGCTTTGCCTCCTACCCCCAGAAATTCCAGTTTAGGGGCGTTAGAGCCTACTTACCCTGATTTTAGTGGTTTTGTGTTTAAGTTACAGGCAAATATGGACGCTAGACACCGAGACAGGGTGGCATTTGTCAGGGTTTGTACTGGTAAATTTGAAAAGGATATGTCGGTAAATCATGCGCGCACCGGGAAAAGTATCCGTTTATCTCGTCCGCAAAAGTTGTTTGCCCAAGGGCGAGAATCCATTGAGGAAGCCTATCCGGGCGATGTTATCGGCTTAAATAATCCGGGGATGTTTGCCATCGGTGATACTATCTATTTGGGTAAGAAAATTGAATATGACGGCATTCCTAGTTTTTCCCCTGAGTTATTTGCTTTTCTCAAAAATCCTAATCCTTCCAAGTTTAAGCAATTCCAAAAAGGGGTGCAAGAGTTACAGGAGGAGGGCGCTGTGCAAATTATGTATTCTGTCGATGAGTTTATCAGAGACCCGATTTTGGCGGCTGTAGGACAGTTGCAATTTGAAGTAGTACAACATCGTTTAGAAAATGAGTATAATGTGGAATCTCGTTTAGAACCTATGGCTTACGGTGTCGCGCGCTGGGTGGTTGACGGCTGGGAAGCATTAGAGAAAGTCGGGCGCTTGTTTAACACCATGACGGTTAAGGATGTGCTAGGGCGCCCGGTGCTGTTATTTAAAAATGAATGGAATATCACCCAAGTACAAGGAGACCATCCTGATTTAAAATTGAGTAAAATTGCCTTGCATTAG
- a CDS encoding tetratricopeptide repeat protein, whose protein sequence is MTDNLPLTYISILLGILVVVAIFLFRQVLKTRKIESRFSNLQKKLTTEKGTAQEYYELGSIYLDKKLFVQAVQLLQKALKADNDLSLENKALIYNAMGFAYFSQEQYDIAIRNYKEAIKLYPEYTIALNNLGNVYEKKQLTAQALEVYKQTLVFDDKNIIAQKRVESLAKRFSPTN, encoded by the coding sequence ATGACTGATAATCTCCCTTTAACTTATATCTCTATCCTTTTAGGAATACTCGTTGTGGTGGCGATATTTTTATTTCGACAAGTGCTTAAAACGAGAAAAATAGAAAGTCGTTTTTCCAATCTACAAAAAAAGTTAACCACAGAAAAAGGTACTGCTCAAGAATACTATGAATTAGGTAGTATTTATTTGGATAAAAAGTTATTTGTTCAAGCTGTTCAATTATTACAAAAAGCGCTTAAAGCAGATAATGATCTTAGCTTAGAAAATAAAGCTCTAATTTATAATGCTATGGGTTTCGCTTATTTTTCTCAAGAACAATATGATATTGCTATTCGTAACTATAAGGAAGCAATCAAGTTATATCCTGAATATACTATCGCTTTGAATAATTTAGGTAATGTTTATGAGAAGAAACAATTAACGGCTCAAGCCTTAGAAGTTTATAAACAAACTTTAGTTTTTGATGATAAAAATATTATTGCTCAAAAGAGAGTGGAGTCTTTAGCTAAGAGGTTTTCTCCTACTAATTAA